The genomic window GTGAAGGAGAAGATGGGCCCGGCGTTCATCGCGCTGACGGGGAGGCCTTCGAGCTCGAACTCGACGACCATCGCCTGACCGGCCGGCATGGGTCCGCCTTCCGGGTAGCGGCTCACCGAGGTGATCCGGGAGTCGGGGAACAGCGACACGTAGAAGGTCGCCGCCTCCTCGGCCTGTGAGTCGTACCAGAGGAACGGGGTGATGCGGTGCTCCATCATGTCGTGCTCCCTCTCGGCCCGGGCGTCGTCGCTCAGGCGCTCTTCTTGCGTTTCGTCGCGGTCGACGCTTTCGACGGCGCGGTCTTGGCGGTACCGGTCTTCGCGGTACCGGTCTTCGCGCCACTCGTCTTGGCGGTACCGGTCTTCGCGGTACCAGTCTTCGCAGTACCGGTCTTCGCCGAGCGGCTCGTCGCTGCGGGCTTGGCGGTGCCGGATCGCTTCGCCCCGCTCGCCGTCTTCGCGCCGGTCGTGCCGCGTTGCCGTTCGATACTGCGCTGCAGCACCTCCATGAGGTCGATCGGCTCGGCGCCCGTGTCGTCATCGGGCTCGGGCTGCTCGCCGAAGGTGGCGGCGGTGTCGAGGGCATCGCCCTGCTCGAGTTTCGCCTCGATGAGCTTCCGGAGCTGTGCCTGGTATTCGTCGACGAACGCGTCCGGGCGGAAGCGCGACGAGAACAACTCGACGAGCGCCTCCGACATCTCGAGTTCCTTGGCGGAGATGCGGACGCGTTCCTCGAGTGCCGGGAACCGCACCTCGCGGACCTCGTCCTCCCAGAGCAGCGTCTGCAGGAGGATGACGTCCTCGCGCACCCTGAGGGCGCCGAGACGCGTCTTCTGGCGGAGGGCGAATCGCACGATGGCCGTGCGGTCGGTCTCCTCGAGCGTCCGCCGGAGCAGGACGTAGGCCTTCGACGAGGAGGAGTCGGGTTCGAGGAAGTAACTGCGGTCGAACATGATCGGGTCGAGGTCGTCGCTCGGCACGAACTCGACGACCTCGATCTCGCGGCTGCGTTCCTCGGGGAGCGATGCCAGGTCGTCTGCGGTGAGGACCACCGTCTGCTCGCCGTCCTGGTAGGCCTTGTCGATGTGGTCGTAGCTGAC from Plantibacter flavus includes these protein-coding regions:
- a CDS encoding Ku protein, which translates into the protein MRAIWKGAVTFGLVNVPVKVYSATEDHDLSLHQVHDADGGRIRYQRKCEVCGKVVSYDHIDKAYQDGEQTVVLTADDLASLPEERSREIEVVEFVPSDDLDPIMFDRSYFLEPDSSSSKAYVLLRRTLEETDRTAIVRFALRQKTRLGALRVREDVILLQTLLWEDEVREVRFPALEERVRISAKELEMSEALVELFSSRFRPDAFVDEYQAQLRKLIEAKLEQGDALDTAATFGEQPEPDDDTGAEPIDLMEVLQRSIERQRGTTGAKTASGAKRSGTAKPAATSRSAKTGTAKTGTAKTGTAKTSGAKTGTAKTGTAKTAPSKASTATKRKKSA